A segment of the Elaeis guineensis isolate ETL-2024a chromosome 6, EG11, whole genome shotgun sequence genome:
CGTTGCCCTAGCAGTGATGATTTCGGCATTGATAAGGCATCTTGTTATTATATTTGTCTTCATGAATTAGGGTAGTTTAAACACAGAAAATATAATGAAGATTTCCAAATTTGAGAGCTGAGAATttgtcaaagaaaaaaaaatgtgaagCTGAGACAGGTGAGATCGGAttgagcttctttttttttttttttttttttgacttttaaaTATGTGGTATCTCAAAGTATAGATCATCATTGCTCATGGTTAGATAGGATCTGCAACTCAATAGAAGAATGATGGGCCATGAAGTAGAACGAGGGAGGTTTCGAATGAGAGGCTTTGTCCATGTACTCTTTTCTGCATGAGTtagcaaagataaaaatatttacttTCTTTTCTACCTCTTCCTTATTCTGTAGGGATAAGATATGtatcaaataatatatcaaagTGAAGGCTGCTTTAAAAAACATTATTCTCCAAAGTAGCTATTTTGTTGCGATCATCATCTAATTCAAGATTTTCCTATTGCACAAAGAAAATGATAATCCAAATGCTGACCAAGACTAACAACATGTAAATTAGTTGCAGATAAACCATTTTATAGCTCCTTATGCATATTGATATAGATTATTGGACCAAAATAAAACAGTTCTTTCATGGTTGGGGAGCCTGGAAGAGAGTACCAATTCTTTCTTTGCATGATAGGTTGTTCTTCCTTGAATTATATTTTTCTTGAGATTATCAAATCCCAATATTCAATACAGACATACTGGTAGTAGAATAATGGCAGCATGATTTTGTAACGGACAAATCATAATTGTTAATTCCGGTTTTCATATCAAAGAGGTAAAAACACTAGCTTCAGAGTACCATATAAGCTCAAAAAGCCACCGTAAAAcacaccaaaaagaaaaaaaaaaaaaaagaggaaaaaagcaAGAGTGTGCTGCATTACCCTCCTCGATCTCACGTTATAAAATTAGAAATATGAAGCAGATGCTGTTTTTCTATAATTCAGATGTCTTTCCTCCCCAAAGAATATCAGACTTAAGAACTGGGATCATTCACATGGTGTGGTTTGACATAATAACTATTATGTCAAACGCCTGCTGTAAGCTGCTAAACATAATTCAGCTGCAAGCAGCAGTTCCTCTTGAAATGAGTTTTTTCTTGAGTCAAAGGTCATTTCTCAAAAAGTTATCCCTAGCTATGAGTATTCAAGAAACATACATATGTTTCATGGAAAAGGCTATCTAGGAGTTCAATCTCACTTTGAAATTTGAGCATAATTAGGTGTGAGGATTCATGCGGACATGTATTTAGTTTCACATTGattatttattagaaagattttgaatatttatataggaCTAAGGAATCTAAATAATACTTTCTAATTAACTTTTTCAGATGAAGTCCTGGATTAttataaatagtatcaaaatcGATCTAACTCATAGTCTATGTAGACCAGAGAATATTGCTGTATGGGTTCAATGGAGCTAACTATGGGCCAATTGTGGTGTTTATGAATGGGTATATGAATTTGGATATTTAGTCGAGCAAGGTTATTAAGGCTTAAATGAAGGAAGTATGTGAGGACCGTGCGGATGTATATTTAATCTCACATTGATTATTTGCTAGAAAGATCTGGAATATATATACAGGATCAAATAACCCAAATAATATCTTTGGTTAGTCTTTTTAGATGTGGTCCTAGGTTGTTACATTAGGAGAAGATCTAGAAGGTgaagattttattatatatatatagttaaatgGTTACGAGAAGAGATGGGAAGCCTTCCACCAGTTCATTATGACTATATATGAAAACGGAGAAGGCTGAAATAGTTTTTTGTTTTACAGCTATTGTTTTATTGATTTCTGCATTTTCCTCTCATTCATTTGGATTTTCTTGTAACATAATTGGTTTGGATTTTATTGAAAGCAGCATAAACGAAACTGCGAGCCTGATAAAAATTTGCTCGTGTCTTTATGCTGCAGCTATTCACAGTTTTAAACAGTTGATACAAATGATCTTATAAACATTAGTTTAAGACATTAGCCTCTGATGAATGTcctgagacatatcatgatttaTGCAGCAGTTCTTCTGTGTATGTGACCATTTAGTTGTAAGCCTAGATAATGACAGTAAATGTAGGCATTAAATCTTATTCACGGAGACGAGTCcataatattttcttattttacTGAAATTCAAACAAATAGATTAATGGATGTAAATGATGAATGCTAACACTAAACTTCATAAAACAAAGTATTTTTAGATGGGAAAAATGGAAAATTTGACCATAAAGCAATGTTTGCTAAAAGATTTATGTTTTAGAACCCAAATCCTCATGCAGCATCAAACATAATATCAATTGTATAATGGTAATTATGCATCTAATTCTCCTATTAAGTATGATATATATACTCTCAAAATTGGATATAAATATAGTAGCAGTCTTCTGATCTATCAACAAATATATTTCTTTGACTTCAAGAGGACTTGTTCTATCCAAGTCAAAAGCTAAACACAAACAATTCATGTTATATTTATGACAATCTCGTGGCGAAAAGATGTCATACCCTTCCTATATATAGATCTCCTTGATTTAACATGGTTTCTTGAGCTAATATGTGCCTTATTGGGATGCATATTTGTATCATAGCTTAATCAAAAGGGTCTAATGCAAAGTTTAAGATACAGAAACCTATTTTCCTTTAAAAAAGATATATAGCCGCAGTATGTTTTGTTTGTTTCGGTTGTTTCATTTGCAAAGTGAAGGTCATGTCAAGACTCGCAAATCAATAAAGCATAACATATGTAATCCACCAAGAATCACAGAAATATGTATAAAGAAGATCATTTCTAATGTCAAGATTGTTAAAATCGATGCATGCATGCGGCTACTCAAAGTGTGCTACGAAAGCTTTTTATGCCTGCATGGGATCCTTGTTTGTCTTTGAGAAGACCTAGAAACTGAGGACGGGAAGTGGCCTCTCCAAAGCAAAATAATTCATGGACAATGCACGGTAAATCCAGTCATGCACCTACCACCGTTACCATGCAGACCATTAAGTAGAAggattaaaatatatagaaaaagGAAAGAGGAAAAGGCCAGCCCGAAGAGAGTGCAGTCTGGCCTTTGTTTTAAGGTCTACCTCGGGTGTTGAGTGTTCTTTACAACCTTCTGGCCGTACTTACGCCACTTGTAGCCATCATCCAACACATCCACTTCGCTCAAGGTTTTGAAGCAAAATCTTGGCTCCCTCACGTTCTTCCTCGTCTTCACCTTCTTCATTGTTATATTACCAACTGATAGTCTATGGATGTTATTATTACTACTACCGTTAGAATTTTTCTTGTTGTGATAATCCTCTCGGGCTGATGATCTCTTGTTACCTAGATCCCCCTCCTGTTCACTCCATGACCTGGAAACCACATAAACAAACAAAACtcatgagagaaagagagagagagagagagagagagagaattgtttCGATGCAAAGGTTTGTTAGATTGAAAATAGGGGAGAGGTTTCTGATGAAATTCTCAAACAGTAGTCATTCTGAGAAGAACAACAAACAATCTTGGAACCCTCAGAAAGGAAGTTGCAGCATGGAGAAGAGACAGCAACCTAAAGATTTATTCAAGAAAGATTTTGTGGAATAACTGATGAAGTAGATCGCGTAGGAGTTAAGGATTATAGATATCCTCTTTCACCTTATTTTGTTTTGGGATGCTATAGGGGTTCTTACCATAAATTATTCCTTGATCTTTGCTCTGAAGAAGCTCCAAATTGACCTAAACCATCATCATCAGAGGGAGCAGCCCTATATCCGGGTAGCATGGAAGGAAGGCCTTCCCTTAAGTGAGAGGACAATCCTCTACCCATGTCTGGGCCTCCAGTAGCTTGCTGAATCCCATGTGGAGGAAAGCTTGGATTAGAGAGAAGTGAGATCTGAGCAAAGCTCATGTGATCCTCCACCAACCCTTGGTTGAGGACAGCACTGACTTTGGAAGGAAACATCTCCCTTTTTTCCACCCTCTTCCAGTTTTTCTTCTGTAGGGAATGTGGTAGAGAACTTTCAATAAAAGAGGACATGTACAGGAAGCCTAATGCTCCCACCCACACTCAGTTTAATGGCCAAACTGTCCTCTACCAATTCGAAGAATGACAGCGTTAGTATCTTCTGTGAAACTCTTGGACTGTGATCATGTTATGATGCCTCCATCACTTTAACATATTATATTTGGCATTCCCCAGACAGGTAAAGGATTAAAATGAGAGTCCCACTTTAGCTCTTGGACACGGTTCAGCTTTACCAACGCTAATAATCACTGATCTGGATTCGGATCATCCCCTCTCTTTTCGAAGTGGGGTGTCCTGTAGAGCTAGCCCAACTCAGAGTCAGAGAGGACAGCGTGAAATGATCGGGTAGATTTTTAAGATACTATATCGATCAATATCAACTATTTGTGAGTTGATGTAATATTCCTAGTTATTATAGTTGTTGGTAAGAAGGAAACATATGCTATAAAATTTAGCTAGATAGCTGGTTGAGGAATAGGAAAAGGTAcataaataaataggaaagcactACATCATCGATTACATGATTGAAACTTTGCATGTAACTATAAGGTAGATCAccataattttagtttttttttttttttcttgcgcaTAGTTTGTCTAAATTCAATTCATAAAACACTCAACAACTCATGCTATGGTAAAAGAAATCGAACATCCAGACCTTTAGGAAATTACAGCTCAAGTAAATGGATGATTTATATTTGATTATGGGAGTAGAGCTTGGGAAAGCTGCCTTGAGTTATTCTTGGCATAAAGTAATCATCATGCGAAGCTCCTTACTTTTGTGAAAAACTcattcaaaacataatctactaaTTATAGCCAGGCAGAGTAGGAATAGCTTATGGCACAACTATTTCCACAATCATAGCCTCGCTTGTTCTATTTTtcttattatctatttttatatttaaatttctaattttttttattttattatgttcgaaattttgtattttatattttatattgattttattttgggatgtccaaaagaaatatatttttttgatattttttttgaaatgtactagttattttattaaaaaaagatgCATCTGAgcctttttaatcttttttattattttttttgtttggtaCAAGTGTGTACCCTTTGATAAAAGAGATACATAGAGGGATGCTTTTAAAGAACCACACAAGTATGATATTTGGAGATCTCTTCGTATCCCTACCGTGACATCTGTTCAGTACATCTTTCGAAAAGCGAATAGGACCGTAGATTGAATAGCATCCTTTGTCTTCGAGTACATTGATGATTGGATTTGGCGTCAAGATGACGACCGCTCACGGGcagttcataatatttttttattctgattttATGGATTGTATTCATCCTAGACTAGTATGATCGTCCgtttgtgccaaaaaaaaaaatacacaaaTATATTATCAAAAACATCTTTCGTTCTTAAAGTTCTACTTTTAAGTTATTCTCCTCAACATTTAGGTCAAATAGATCAGTAGTTAAAATTTAAAACAGGTACTCTAACTTACTATTTCAGTTTAGTATTTTTCTGAGAATAATGTTTCATGCGAAAAACAAAAATGAACAAACAAAGTGGATCACATGAGGGAGCTACAGTCCAGGCTTTTATTAAGTGAGATATTGGTTGTCTTGATTGGTGTTCCTAATGTCGATGAATTGAGATCTAGTTTCATCATTTCCAAGACAGATTAGATTAGGGAAACTGATCGGAGATGGTTGAAATAATAAGACCATATCTTGAAAACTCAAGTAATGATGTAAAACAATAACTAATTATAACTACTTCCAAACATTGATTTCATATATTGATCAACTCTAACATATCTCAAAAGATATCAAATTGCTTTGATCGAGATATTAAAAGTTAGGATATTGTATTTATATATGTTGTATAACTGGCGCATCTAATTAATATCTCAAACAAGATGAAAACCATCACTAATATACAATTGATATTATTATGATTACAATCATAATGCCATGCTTATTGCGAATAGATATATATTATTGTAACCATGCAGTCACACCGAATGATTATCcatttttaatgatttaaaaaattcCAGAAGGGTACTGTACATGATATGAAAAGGAGGGAGCCTGTACATGTTACTAGGGCTGCCTTTGAGCTCCAAGCAATGATGGAGAGTATCTTGGGTGGAAATCTTACTCCCCCATCACGGTCGGCACTGATGGACATCATTTTGACTGGGCGCGCGTGTTGACTCCCCTCATCAGAAGTGCCAAAAAGCCCTTCACCTTTCCACTCTCAAATTATCCACCGACCTCCCTCCCTCCGGATCTTCACCGGCCCTTCCCCCCTCGACCTACCACCATGCACACGTGTGCAAGCTCACGGCACGTGTGCATGAGTTGATTCACTCCTTCCGAAGCTCCAGCCAGTCCGCAGAAGGATGACAGCTATGACAGGTACGTTGTTCGTTATGTTCCGAGTGttacaaaaataaaatacttcGAGAGGTGTCTGCCTGCAATGTGTACATGAAAAGTTCATCAAATTTACAATTACTAATTTTACAGTcccataattagattagattatctgATCATTATTTGGTCATTGCCTTCTAGTGaatgatttgggaagagagacaaTTGTgtgttttttcctttttctttttctttttttggtcgcAGATCAAAGCCCAATAACAGTCTTGTACCATTGTGTTCAGTTGTTCTTTGATCAGATACCTTCTAATACTGGAACTGCTAATAGATTTACCCTGTACAACTCTAGTAACTTTTTAAAAACAGTAAAGTCTCAACTTAATTTTGTATTGTCCTATTTCTCATTAAGTTGAATACATTAGGATGGCGATCTCCATccctttattaaaaaaaaaacaacacaAAAAGAGCAGGTCCATGGCTAACCAATCCGTCTTTGATAACAAATTGTCCCTCACAACAAATCCATTTTGCCACGTGGCAAGAGAATTGAATTGCGCATAGGTACATAATAGAACTTTGTAGCATTCCTCTGATTAAAAGAAGTTTAGAATAACTGAAAAGTTTTAGCCATCAGTCCATATAATAAAATGACGCTAAAATCAATATAGATTAGCCATTCCTTAATTTGTAGAGGCACTTATAAGATAGGGCAACCACCAAGTGCGCTAGGGTTAGAGATTCAAAGAAGATAGAAACACCCTAATGAGACATAAATCATTATATATTCTTATAATTAATAGAAAAAATTAGCAATATGAGATGAATTTTTAACATGTATCAACTccattaatgaaaattttttttcccccACAAATGGTGGCAATGCCGCTATTTTATTGCAAACTCCGAATATCTTCTCCCTGTGCATGGATTGAGAAGAAGAGTGCCAAAAATCTAACCAAATAAAATATTGTTTGTGTGACCATGAAAAATTGATCTTTGACTTTTATTTTGGGTTTATATTCTAAAATAAATTCGCCACTTGACTCGAGAACAGATATCAAATGATGTATAATCAAATGTGGCTGACTTAGTTGGAAGACCGGGAGGTATGAACTCGCTTAGGCACATTGCCATCCAAATTGAGTTTTGTTTATACATTGGTAGCATGAGCGGGCATTTTCAATTTTTATCCTCAACTAATTAAGTTGGCCATAATACTGTTTTACTAATTTCCCATAAGAGATTAATAGTTGAGCTAGCCCATAGCTAGTTGTCTAGATGAGTATTAAAAATATcttgtttatttttaattttctcgAAACAAATCCCATATATAAAGCAAATATTTCTCTGTTATTTGTTGATGTACCTTCACTGCAATAGACGGTGATGACTGCATGAGAAGAGCTGATAGGACTCTGTCTCCTAAAACCATGTAAACGGAAAATCCTAGCTGGTCCTCGTTGATGCATGTAATTAGGAACTGATTTGCTTCCAAACGCCATCACTTTTCCGGCCGCGGTCAGAGATAACCTACAAAACAACCCTGTTATCTGAAATCGTGGGATTATGGTCATCACAAAGTTTCTCGATGTACAAGACTCATACTCTAGTATCACGTAAGCCTTACGTATGCATGGCATCACTCTTTGGGCAGGGAGGAATCTGACCTGTCCACGTTTGCTATCGCAGGTTCCGTCTAACGGGAAGAggttaagaataaaaaataaaataatgatgagGTCCACTCAATATCATCTCACCGAAATTACATataataacttattttattattatataaataatttataaaatatgtatCTAAATTGCAAATAGGCTCTTGTATTAGATGCCCATGGTTTCAAGGAACCACAGTCGGGACGGGGTTGTATCCTTCGTGGGAAAGAAGGATCACTTTCCTTGGcgcgaatccaccgttggatcggTGTGCCGGAAGGTGATTCTTCTTTCACGCAAAAGATAAATACAAACCATGTCCACCACAATCTCGGGCTAAGTTGACAGGGAATAATAAATGATGATCATATGTACCTTTGGTTATTCTCCACCCGAGGTCCACAAACATTAAAACCTTCCCGTTTTTTATGCAAGAATCAAGGGTTTACCATCACCTTTCCACCCGATTGCCCTCGCTATTGTTGTTGGTGCCGCCTTCCCAGGTTACTCACCATGCTAATGGCTAGCTAGTGGGATCCTGAACTCCCCTTCCATAAGCATTTTTCGATAGCTCCAAGTATCACATCACCAACATCTGTCTCAACCATCACCAGCTACCTTCTTCACATCCGGCACGATGCACAAGAATGTGTGCCATTGTCAAGGAGAGCCATGCTACCACCTTTTCGTCCTCTCCTTCCTAAGCAAGAGACGCCAAAGTGCAAGGCACCTCAAGATCCTTAACAACACCCTTggcataaagaattttttttgtttcgtgagaaactttttttctaataaattatttttaaaaaaattatttttttaaaataaaattttaatatattttataaaaaaaatgatcaactgCAGAATAGCTTATATTTGATTAAGCAttcatttttttgagaaaattatgtaaaatatctattatattctgTTGGGATAAGTCAACCGACCTCCGACTCTGACTCCACATCGGCCGCATGAATACATTACGCTGACTCATGATCGATTGACCGACCGATAGTCGGCTACTATCAACCATCAACTAACAATTTGATTAACTCCCGATCAAAaatcatcggcatatcagagttaccagccgatgctcattcggatttattaccgacttatcagtattaccgacatatagtcggtctgTCTGTTCAACATATCCTAACCATTacgaacggttatcgactacgtgttaCGGCCATTAATGAAAATAAACGGTCCACTAACTTCATGATTATGGCTcgataatttagcgccataaaaaaCGGAACcacatgctcgacggttacatcagaatcatttataaaaagagagaaaaatgagcAGCACGGGTAAGACACTTCTGAACTGATATTTtgtctttttaaaaatttatctgtTATTCACCACTctctactgacttaagcatcgaagggttcCCACCAGACGCAACTcaggtcagtgcggacttcttttgcaggtgctcttctctAGCAACGGACGCAACAGaaaattggccgcaacagattggcgcaccagATAGGGACAGAAAATCCAATCATCATGACAAAAATTCAGTTATCATGATGAAAATGAGAGCCCAATAATGATTTTGCAGCTACCGAAACGATAAAATAGCCAGAAAACTCTCGACTAGTAGTCATATCGGGGTTCGAGGCAGCACGTGACGACTCCCTTGGTCCAATGTAATAAACCACATAATAATATATACGTCAGACCACTTTGGACTTGAGAGTgaggggcaactattgggacaaGTCAATTgatccccgactttgactctaCATCGACCGCATGAACACATTACGCTGACTCACAATCGATTGACTGATCGATAGTTGGCTACTATCAACCATCAACTAACAATTTGGTTAACTCCAGATCGAAGACAATCGGTATATCAAAGTTACCAgtcgatgctcattcggatctactaccgacttatcagtattaccgacatatagttggcCAGTCTACTCAGCATACCCTAACtattatgaacggttatcaactacGTGTTATGATCATTAATGAGAATAAACGACCCACTAACTCCATAATTATGGCTCGATAATTTAGTGTCATAAAAAGTAGAACCACGTGCTCGAGATTACATCAGAATCacctataaaaagaaaaataaatgagcAGCATGGGTAAAACACTTCTGGGCTGATACTCTATCTTTCTAAAAATTTCATCCGCTGTTCACCACTCcccactgacttaagtatcgaagggtctccgtcggacataactccggtcagtgcggacttcttttgcaggtgctcttcttcTGTAACGGGCGCAataggggattgaccgcaacatgTCCTTAGTAGATATAAGGCCATACCTTTTTgctcttaaattttatataaatattaatattatatttatttaatataaatataatactatattaatataaatattaataaaatattatattaagataaatactaaaataatattaaaatataataaatattataatattgatatttatattcatattcataaaaatatatatatatattaagatattaatataatattatatcactattcagtattttattgtaaccatccattgatattttttaaaatctttagtcgtgtattttgaaaaaaaaaatactatcatttTCCATCCCATAAGAAGTACCAAAATCTATCTTTTCTATATATCGATTTTTACTTCCTATAAAATATGAGAAgtaattttttatgagaaaaatttttttactctCTTTTTTATTAAAACAGATAGGAGGCTtcctctataatttttttagaaaccgtgcaaaagaaggattcacctttctTGCATGAGTCCACCGCTGGATGGATGACTCGTTGGTCGCTTTGAGGTCCATGCAGATCGATGAAAATGATCTCGGAGCATGTTGAGATCTATATAGTGGTGTTCTAATGGTGCGGATTCGTACAAAGGAAGGTGAATTTTTGCGTGAAGGTTATAATCTCTATCCGGCCATAAAAAGACCCCTGTGATTAATGAGGCTTTCTGATCTCAACTTCATCATGGTTCCTAAAATAAAGACTCCCGGAAAATACCATTAGATATGTAGATGGAAACTCCATTGTAGCCTATGACTGCTTACTTTTTAAACCAAATTCATCTCTACaacctttgaaaaaaaaaaaaaaaaaagggacaggTCGAagaaaaaggataaaaaaaaaaaaaatactattaaaaaaaaaaaatcagaactaCTCCTTTGAGTCATATGAACTACATGCATTTTGAGTCCACAGACTTTACTAAAATTAAGAAAATCTATAAATGGCTGAAAATAATGatccatcaagaagaagaaaccaATGTATTTCTCTCAGTTCAAAAAGAACAACATGGATCAACACCAAAACCTAtacttttttttgataataactcataaattcaaaaaatatggaACTTAGTGAAAAATAGTGAAATATAAGAAATAAATCCCTCACATAGTTAGGCCTCCAAGGAAATTGCATGTAGAATGTGAACTTAAATTCAGAGAATGGAGAATGCCGTCATTCTCCTTGGAACCTTCTGTCTTCTTCCCTTTCCTATCCTCTTCGTCCTCCGCTACCATAGTGTAGGTGGCACGTTGATGAGCACCTACGGTAAGTGGCAAGATCCAGAAAGCCATAAAGCCAATGGTGTGTCAGGGATGTCCATGAGATGGGCCACGATGG
Coding sequences within it:
- the LOC105047725 gene encoding uncharacterized protein gives rise to the protein MFPSKVSAVLNQGLVEDHMSFAQISLLSNPSFPPHGIQQATGGPDMGRGLSSHLREGLPSMLPGYRAAPSDDDGLGQFGASSEQRSRNNLWSWSEQEGDLGNKRSSAREDYHNKKNSNGSSNNNIHRLSVGNITMKKVKTRKNVREPRFCFKTLSEVDVLDDGYKWRKYGQKVVKNTQHPRSYYRCTGDNCRVKKKVERLAEDPRMVITTYEGRHTHSPSHDEDDSRASDHINFW